CCGTCCTCCCTGAGCAGCTCGACGATCTCGTCCAGCCGGCGGTCCAGCCGCTCCGTGGCGGCCCTGACCTTGGCGAGCTCCGCCTCATAGCGCTTGGCCCTGTTGTCGATGCGCAGGGCTTTGCCGTCGACCCTGCGGACGGTCACGACGGCGAGAACCTGGGCGGCGAGCACCATCATGATCGCGCCGAGTATGACGGCCGCCGTCACGGAGATGGCGTCGGCACCCGCGAGCAGGACCAGCGCGATCAGGACCAGCGAGCCGACGATTACCGCCAGGAGCGTCAGTTTCCGGAGCGTGGGCATCCGCGCGTACCTTTCCTACCGCTCTGTCGTGAGCTGCCATTGGGGAAGGTAATTGAGGCTATCTGCTGTTTAAGAGTAAATATGGCGATAAACAGGAAATTTGGAGCTTCCTGTTACCTGTGTGACTGCTATCAGTGATCAGCGGTGGGCATCCATGTCAAGCCCGGAGAACGGTGGCCGCCGGGCCCGACGCCGCCCGTGGCCGCGGATCCCGCGGCGGCTCCAGCCCTGGATCCATACCGGATGCCCCCATATGTCGGCTCTTCCGGCCGGGGAGCGCCCGGCCCTCGCTATCCTTCGCTGGTGCCCGCGCAGTCGCCCCCCCTCTCTGCCGTCCTGCCCGCGACCCCCGCCGGCTTCCAGCGATCGGCGACCGGAGGGACGGCGGAGCTGTCCTGGGCCGGCCAGGGGTGGCTGGCGGACGGCGAGCCGCTCGGCGACCGGCCGGACGCCACCGAGGTCGCCCGCCTTCGACCGCTGCGCGGCCTGACCGTCCGATGGCCCTCCGCCGCCGTCCCCACCGGTGCGGTCACCGCCCTGGCCGCGGCAGGGGTGCCGCTGCACGCCGCCGCCTCGCCGGCCTGGGTGGAGCCCCGCCTGGCCCGCCTGCTCGCGGACTGGACGCCCGAGGAGGGCGTCGGCGGGCCCCGCTCGGTGACCGACCTGCGCAGGGAGGAGCAGAGCGTACGGCTGCGCCGCCACGGCCTCCGCGGTGCTGATGACACGGCCGCGCCCAAGGTCAGCGTCGTGATGGCCAGCATGCGCCCGCACCTGCTGGGCTCCGCGCTCACCCAGATCGCCCGGCAGCGGCGGGTCGAGGCCGAGGTCCTGCTGGCCCTGCACGGCGTCCCCGCCGGCCACGAGGCGGTACGGCGGGCGATACGGGGATGCGACCTGCCGATCACCGTGATCGAGGCGGACGCGGCCACCCCGTTCGGGGAGGCGCTCAACACGGCCGCCTCCCGGGCGGGCGGTGAGTACGTCGCGAAGTGGGACGACGACGACTGGTACGGCCCCGAGCATCTGGCCGACCTCCTTCTCGCGAGGTCGTACGCCGGCGCGGACATCGTGGGCGCGGCGGCCGAGTTCTTCTACCTGGAGCCCCTGAACGCCACGATCCGCCGCACCGACTACACCGGCGAGATCTGGTCGGACCACGTGGCCGGCGGCACGATCCTGCTCGGCAGAGCCGCCTTCGCCGAACTCGGCGGGTTCCCCGCGCTGCCCCGCGGGGTGGACGCCGGATTCCTCAAGGCGGCCCACGCGGCCGGGGCGCGCATCTACCGCACCCACGGTCTCGGCTACGTGCTGCGGCGCTCGGTGAGCGCCGAGCACACCTGGCGGCTCTCGCTCGCCCATTTCCTGCGCGTCGCGACGAATCAGTGGCGAGGCTTCCGTCCGAGCCTGATTCTGGAAACGCCATGACAGCACGGATCACCGGTAACGACTACCGGAGCCTCACCCCGCCCGAACTCGGCGCCTGGACCCCCTCACTGCGGGTC
Above is a genomic segment from Streptosporangium album containing:
- a CDS encoding glycosyltransferase family 2 protein, which translates into the protein MPAQSPPLSAVLPATPAGFQRSATGGTAELSWAGQGWLADGEPLGDRPDATEVARLRPLRGLTVRWPSAAVPTGAVTALAAAGVPLHAAASPAWVEPRLARLLADWTPEEGVGGPRSVTDLRREEQSVRLRRHGLRGADDTAAPKVSVVMASMRPHLLGSALTQIARQRRVEAEVLLALHGVPAGHEAVRRAIRGCDLPITVIEADAATPFGEALNTAASRAGGEYVAKWDDDDWYGPEHLADLLLARSYAGADIVGAAAEFFYLEPLNATIRRTDYTGEIWSDHVAGGTILLGRAAFAELGGFPALPRGVDAGFLKAAHAAGARIYRTHGLGYVLRRSVSAEHTWRLSLAHFLRVATNQWRGFRPSLILETP